Below is a genomic region from Caballeronia sp. SBC1.
ATGGCAACCAAACGCGCGAAGAAGACCGACATAGTGAGTCCGAGTTCGGCTGAGCTGCGAAAAGCCGTCGAAGCCATTGCTATCCAGCCAAAAAGCGGCAAGATTACGCTTTTGACTCGTAAGTTATTCAACGTGCTGCTGGCTGTCGCTCAGCAGGCGGATGAATCCGGGGACACTTATCGCGCGCTTTTATCGGACATTGTCGCGAATGCGGCGTTCGATTCCAACGATACCGCGCTGGTAAAAGAGCATTTGCGCCGCATGGTGTCGGTGCAGGTTGAGTGGAGCACAGGCACATCGAGTCTGAAGCCTGGGCGTAAGTGGGGCATATCGACGTTGATTGCCGACGCCGAAATTCTCGAAGACCCTGCCACGCGCCGGGTGTGGGTCGAGTTTTCCTTCGCCCCGAAGATCAAGAAAAAGCTGCTCGACCCTGTGCAATACGCGCGCTTGAGTCTGCAGTTTCAAAGTCAACTCCGCAGCAGCGCTGGCCTCGCGCTGTACGAAATCTGCGTCCGCTATCTGACGAACCCGAGTCATCTCACTATGCGCGAGACTTGGGAATGGTGGCGGCCGATCCTCTCAGGAACGCCTGACACCGAAGCGGGCGACGAAGCCAAGCGCGAGTACAAATATTTCAAGCGCGACTATCTTCGACCCGCCATTGCGGAAGTCAATGCCGTTACTAACATCTTTGTCGAGTTGATCGAGCACAGGGAAGGCCGGCGGGTAGCTGAAATCCAGTTTCGCGTGACCGAGCGTAAGCAGCCTATGCTCGCGCTCGATGAACATCCGAACGTGTTCGACAGTACGCTGGTCGATCGCATGGTGAAAATCGGGATTCCGCTGAAAGATGCGCAAACGCTTTATGCGGATAGCGAGGAAAACCGAATTCGTTCGGCGTTGCAAATGACCGAGCAGAGAATGCGAAGCACGTCGTTGCCGCCGGTGCGAAGTGCGGCGGCGCTTTTCAAGGATGCTTTGAAGAAGGGTTATGCGCCCCAGGTCGAAGCATTGCCGGCAGTAGCTGCTCCAGCGAAAACCAATGGAGCGCCAGCGGACGACCTGAAGGCACGTTTGCTGAGCGAATATTCTGTGTTCCGCCGGAAGGAAGCGCGCTCGTTATACGAGGAACAAGGTGAGTCTGAACGGGAGCTGGCCCGTCAAACCTTTGAGGAAGATGTGTTGCCGGAGCTAGGCACCCACATGCGCGACGATTGGCGCAAGCGGGGGCTCGATTCAAAAATGGGAGAAACCTCGTTTTTTGACTGGCTTGCGCGCAAGACATGGGGAGAGCCAACAGACGGCGACCTGCTGGCATTCACGTTGAATCAGAGCCGCAGCGCGTAAGAACCACGTTTGGGGGGATAGCAACTGAAGTCGCGCTTGTCCCTCGGTCGTCCTCTATTCGTTTCTCTCGTGTGCCGTTTGCTCGCGCGTTGTTACCCCGGTTGCCTTATTGTTTTACCGTGTCCGCCTGCAGTATCTTCTCTATCTGTTGAAGAATTTCGTCGCGTTTGTCTTTCGATAAACCACGTAAGCGCAACTCAAGCCGGTCGTCCCCGTACGTCTTAAGGTCGCCCACCGCAAGCCCGTCCAGCTTGATTTCCAACCGCTGCGCATAGCGTTGACGGCCTGGGGGTTTCGGTGTTTCTTGCGCGCTCGCACGGCCTTTCACAATGTCGGCGACTTGTCGGGTGCTCAGATCATCCGATGCAATTTTGTTGATCAACCGCAGCGTGGCATCTGCACCGCGCGCCGTATGAAAGCGTGAAACTTGATACGCCATATTCGAACCAAATCGATCCGGCCGGGCGACCATTTCATGCATCACGTTCTCGGGTAGCTTCGCGATAGCCAAAGCGACGGCGATCGTGGACTCGTCGAGGCCCAAGTGGTCGGCGAGTTCTCGCTGACTCTGGAAGTGCTTTTCATCGAGGAAACGCTTCCAGACAATGGCGTTATCGAAGACGGTTTGCGAGTCTCGTTGTACGTTTAGGTCATACCCGAGCTTGTAGCTTTCAATGCCAATAGGAAGGTCGATGACAATCGCCTTCACGGTTTCTTTGTTGGCTTCCTTCAACGCCCGCACTCGCCGGCCACCATCGCTAACAAAGAAAGTACCCGGGCTTTCGTGATCGGGGATCACGTGAATGGCTTGCTGCTGGCCCTGCTTCGCCAAATTAACGGCCAATTCTGCGATGGACGCCTTCAGATAGAAATGCCTGGGGTTGAACGGGCTCGGCTTGATGGCCTTTAACGGCAACTCAATGACCTGGCCGTGTACATATCTGTTTTTCCGGCGCCACGCCTTGAAGTGTTCCGACTCCTGCGATGTTGCGTCATCGTGAAACTCATCTTCGGCGTAAGCGCTCGAGCGGCCGGTGGCCTGCTTATCATTCCCTGCCTCTTGATTGACGATTTCATCGATAGCGTTGATGCGATCAAGGGCCGTGCGCTTTTCGCTGCTGGTCGTATCGGGCCGGGCTTTGAACCCTTTTGCGAACTGGGTAGGTTTCATTCAGGATCCTTTATGCGCATAAAGTCAGGGAAGCATGGCGAGAACTTCGTCTGCGCACGCACGTATTTCAATGGCTGCCAGTCGCGCCCCGCGGTCGCTCATCTGAAGTACGGTCTGGCCTAGCGCCATCGCCTGCTTGTAGCACTCGCGTGTAGGAATCTGGGTTTTCAGCAAAGGGAAACCCAACTCCTCCAGCGCCCGCTTCAGTTCGCGCGTCAGCATGCGTTTTTCCTCGGTTTTATTGAGGAGAAACACGGCGCGCAGATCTTCATTCATGACCTGCGCTTGTTGAATGAGTTTGACGAGACCGACGCTGGACCAGTAGTCGGCAGGTGACGACGATGTCGGGACAATGGCAACCGTCGCAGCGAGAAGGACGACGCCCGATACCTTTTCCGTAATTGAGGGTGGGCAATCGACGACGATGATGTCGTAGTCGTTAACGAATTTCTTGATCTCCCGATGAATCTGGGCCCCTGCTTCGGACAGGTTCACAATAGGGAACGGGATGCCGCTATCCTCATCGGACGCAGCGCTAGCCCAGTGGACCAGGGTATTTTGCCCGTCCGCGTCTACGACGAGCACCCGCTTTCCTTTCTCGTGAAACGCCGCGCCTAGATGCATTGCTATCGTGCTTTTTCCTACTCCGCCCTTCTGCTGCGTGATCGCAATGATTTCAGCTGCCACGTTTTGCTCCCAAATTTAGCTTTTTGAATTTTACATTGAAAACGCAATTTTTCTAGCGATAACTCATCTCGTTGGCCGTTAGGCCGGGTTTTTGTTGGGTTTATGCGCATAAAGTTTGGCGGGACTGGAGTTGCTCGGCTGCGCGCTAATGCCGTCGTCATGGATTGAAATCTACGGCAGGTTTTGCGGAGAGGCTGAGGGACGTGACGCTGGTTTCTCATACTGCAGTCTGGCTTTTTGTATGTGGTTTGTGAGAGTGAGTCGATGCTATTCGGTGAGCATCAGGACCATGATCTCTAGTCGGATTGAATTGGGGAATCTTGCCTCTGGTCGCGAGGCCTTGGTGCGTGGATTGGGTATTTCAGTAGCGCACCAGCGCCTTCGAGCGTTGAGTGAGAGATAGTGGAGCCGGGTAAGTCCGGGTCGCTGCAGAATGCCAAATTTGTCTCAATCAATGAGTCATCGCACGGCGACGTTAATGCACAGCGCCTTTTGTCCTGCCCAAAGACGATATGTCTAACACGTGCTCGTACCGCGACTGTCGCGATTGCGGCTGCGATGAGTGCGTCATTCGGCAGAAAGCGACAACGAGTCGGGGCGAGCCAGGAATCCGTCAAGGAGGGAGCTTTATGCGCATAAAGTCTGGCATCACCCTTGGTGGTTTCCGAAGCCGCTAGTCGAGGGACTGAAGGTGGCCGCCTCGATGATTGGAACAAAACCCAACAGTCAGCCTAATCGGCGTTGCAATTCCAACAGTTCTAAACGTCCGCGTCGGGTTCGAGACGCCCGGGATGATCTGCAGGCCAAAACGTCATCTGCAGATGCTTGTTCGCTGCCATTTCCTGGCACCATCGAAATTTGCCATCGCGCGCTTCCGCTTGTCCAATGCGCATCTCGCCGTGCCGGTCACTGCGGTCGTAGTGCTCACCACAATCGCTGCTTCAGATTGAAATTCAAATAATTACAATTATTAAACATGATAAACGTCACATGCGACGGCCACCCCCCGCCATCTTGGAAGCTAGTCTCGATGAGGCTCTTAATCGACCGGGACTTCCAGACGCAAAGAACGGGAAATGAATCGGACAAATAGCAATGCGAGCCCTCAACCCGGTTAACGTACTGAAGTCGTAAAGCGCGCAATCGCGTCCACCCGTGTCCGCTAGAGAACGAGTGAGCGAGACTAATCCGGCTACCTCCAATCAAACGTCATCCTCATCACCTAAAATCACCGCCAAATCCCTACGATCTGCAAGCATCCCAAGTATTTAGTAAGCGTTCGCTCGTAAAATCCGGCGACCGTGCGATGCCTGCGACGTACTAGTGCCGCAGCACCGGCCGTCGCGAACAAAGAGCAAACGGACAAACCAGTCACTCCCTCCACTTAGCCAAGGGCATTTCAGTGCATCTGACCTCGACTCTCGCCGCGTGGTCCGCCCACGACACGCGTCTTCTCATTGCATGCGCGCTCGGTCTGGCGTCAATCATCGTTCTCATCAGCGCGCTGAAACTTGCGCCGTTTCTCTCAATTCTCGTCGGCACTTTTGTCGCCGGGTTCACGGCGAGCTTGCCGCTGGAAGCAGTCGCGAGCGCATTCAGCAAAGGGGCGGGCGGAATCCTGGGGGATGTCGGAATCATCATCGCGCTCGGGGCCATGCTCGGTGCGCTGATGGCGGAATCGGGTGCGGCGGACCGGCTGGTCTCCACCATCCTCGATCACTCCACACCGCGCACGTTGCCGTGGCTGATGGCGCTGGTGGCCATCATCATCGGCTTGCCGCTCTTCTTCGAGGTGGGTCTCGTGATGATGGTGCCGATCATCTTCGTGATGGCGCGCCGCTCGAAGCAGCCGATCCTGCGTATTGCGATTCCCGCGCTCGCCGGCATGACAACGTTGCACGCGCTGCTGCCGCCGCACCCAGGTCCGCTGATCGCCGTCAGTGCGCTGCATGCGGACCTCGGGATCACCATGGGACTCGGTTTCATTATCGCCATTCCCGCGGTGATTCTCGCCGGGCCGGTCTACGGCATGTGGCTGTCGAGTCGCATGCACGTGGAGGAGCCGGAGGAGATGGGCAAGCTGTTCTCATCGAAAGTCGATGCAAACGGAGCGCTCGACGCGCCAGGCTTCGGCATCTCGTTGCTGACTATTCTTCTGCCCGTCGTCCTGATGCTTGGCCGAACGGTCGCGAAACTGGCGATTCAGCCTGAAACCCTTCTCTTCGATACCCTCAATTTTCTCGGTGAGCCACTTGTTGCCCTGGGACTCACCGTTCTATTCGCGATCGTCGCGCTGGGCTGGTCGCGCGGCATGCCGCGTGACCGGGTGGGCGGCATCCTGCGCAAAAGCTTGCCGCCGATCTGCGCGTTGCTGCTGACCATCGGCGCGGGGGGCGGTCTCAAGCAGACGCTTGTCGTCGCCGGTATCAGCACGACGATCGGCAAGATCGCCATTGGCTCGCACATGCCGCTGATCCTGCTGGCCTGGCTGATCGCAGTGGCCTTGCGGCAGGCGACCGGCTCGGCGACCGTCGCGACCACGACCACCGCGGGGATCATCGCCCCGGTCGTGGCGGGCTTAAGCACGACCCACAACTCGCTGCTGGCGCTGGCGATCGGCGCCGGTTCGGTGTTTTTCTGCCACGTCAACGACGCCGGTTTCTGGATGATCCGCGAGTATTTCGGCTTGCAGTTGAAGCAGACCGTCTACGTCTGGTCGGTGTTGCAAACCATCGTCTCGGTGGTCGGCCTCGCGTTGACGCTGGTCATGTGGGGCGTGCTGACGTAAATCGTGGGCAGATTGGCAGGGCAAGCGGGCACTCCGACCCTAAACTGCAAAAAAAGAGATATCGATCATGCTTGCCTTGCGCCCCTCTTGTGAATGCTGTGGAAAAGCGCTGCCGCCGGACGCGCGCGACGCGATGATCTGCAGCTTCGAGTGCACGTTCTGCGAAGCCTGCGTGTTGTCCCGGCTCAGCAACGTGTGCCCCAATTGCGGTGGCGGTTTCCAGCTGCGCCCGATTCGACCGAAAGCCATGCTCGAGCACCGGCCGGCGTCAACCGACGTGCACCCGGCCGGCGTGAACGAACAAGCGCATCGCGCATTCTTCGATCGCTACAGTGCGATCCCGCCGTCCGAACGATAAACGCAAGCAGGCGTGAGGGTCGTCAGCCGATGACGCTGCATTCGTCACAATCGCCGCATTCCCCCGCCTCAGGGCATTCCCGGATCTGAGCGGCGCTCATACCCGTCCGCACGAATCGTCGATTCCTCCTCATCGACGCGCGCTCGCACAATCTGTTCATCGATCCACTCCATGAACGGAAGCCAGCATGCCAACACCCCAAACCGGCCGTACCCTCCATATTGGCGAGGGCTTTGAAGGCCCGGGCGTCAATCTCGCTCATATCAACGTGCTCGTCGGCCCGCGCAATGGCCCTGCCGGTCAAGCGTTCGCCACCGCGCTCGCCACGCCTTCGGCTGGCCACGCGCCGTTTGTCGTCATCGCGCAGCCTGGCGTGCCGACCAAACCACTTACGCTGTATGTCAACAAGGCCCCCATCGCCGGTGAATTCCACGGCAACGCAACCTGGGGCGCATCGCAAGCGGGAATAGCGAAGGCCGTCGCGGAATCGCTCGAAGACGGTACGTTGCCGCCTGAAGCGGAAAACGATTGGGTCGTGGTGACAGCGAACTGGGTGAACCCGTCTACAGACGATCTCGACGCCGTCTTTCGCAACAACTACCGCGCGACAAAAAACGCCATCAAGGCCGCCATGCTCGGCTTGCCGTCGAAGGAAGACGTGTTCGCCGCGGCGCGTGAAGTATCGAATCCCTTCTACACGCCCCGCTCGCCGCAGGCAGCCCTTTGATGCAGGCCGCCCTCTAATGCAGGCAGCCCTCTAAAAATCAGCGTGCCGGTGCCGTGCGTCGGCAACCGTCGCTACGCGTCATGGAGACTCAAAGAATGGAATACGTCCGTCTTGGCCAGTCAGGCCTGAAAATATCGCGCCTGTGTCTCGGGACCATGAATATGGGCACCCCGCAATGGAAGCCGTGGATTTTTGACGAACAAAAGAGTGAGCCAATCGTCCGGCACGCGCTGGAGGCCGGAGTGAACTTCATCGACCTGGCGGATTTTTATTCGGCTGGCGTCGGAGAGGAAGTCGTCGGCCGCATTCTCGGACGTCTTGCGCGGCGCGAGGAAATCGTGGTGACGACCAAGGTCGGCTATGACATGGGCGCTTATCAGAACGCCGGCGGTCATTCGCGCAAGCACGTGCTTGACGGTATAGACGCATCGTTGCGCAGGCTGGGCATGGACTATGTCGACATCTACATGCTGCATTACTTCGATACCGCCACGCCCGTGGAGGAAACCATGGGCGCGCTGAACGACATCGTCCGTTCGGGCAAGGCGCGTTATATCGGGGTATCGACCATGTACACGTGGCAACTGGCGAAGATTGTCCAGATCTGCGAGCGGCATGGCTGGCACAAGCCTATCAACATGCAGTTGCAGTTGAATCTCGCATACCGCGAGGAGGAGCGCGAAATGATGCCGTATTGCGCCGACCAGGGATTGGGCGTGTCCGTCTTCAGCCCGCTGGCGCGCGGTCTCCTGACGTGCGACCCGGCGTCCACGCGTAACCAGACCGACTTCTTCACGTCGCAAATGTACAGCGACGCGGCGTCGCGGGAGATTGCGGCGTCGGTCGCGCGCGTGGCAAAGCGGCGTGGCGTGAGCGCGGCGCAAATCGCGCAGGCGTGGGTACTCCAGCGCGACGGCGTCGCCAGCATGCTGGTGGGTGCAGATTCGCCCACCCAGTTCGATAGCGCGCTCAGTGCGCTCGGCACGCGCCTGGACGCCGAAGAACTGTACGAACTCGACCGTAACTACACGCCGTGCGACGTCATCAATGACTACACGGCTGGACGCCGCACAGCACGCGAAGCTCGCGCGCCGCAAGGCGACTTCGTTCAACCGATGAAGGACGCCGCATGAATCTGCTTCGCAAAGAGCATTACATCAATGGGGCCTGGCACAAAAGCGCCGAGACCTACGCCGTCCGTAATCCGGCTACGGGAGAAGTGATCGCAGATGTCGCGAAGGCCGGCGCAGCGCAAACGCACGAAGCCATCCGCGCTGCGGAGATCGCGTTTCCTGTCTGGCGCTCGCTCACCGCGAAAGAGCGTGGGACGCGGGTCCGGCGCTGGGGTGAACTGATGCTTGAGCACCGCGACGCGCTCGCTGAACTGCTGACCCGTGAGCAAGGCAAGCCGCTCGCGGAAGCGAAAGGCGAAGTGGCCTATGCTGCAAGCTTCCTCGAGTGGTTTGCCGAGGAAGCGAAACGCAGCTATGGCGACGTGATCCCGAGTTCGAAGCCCGGTTCGAAGATCATCGTGACACGCGAGCCGGTCGGCGTGGTCG
It encodes:
- a CDS encoding replication initiation protein, with the protein product MATKRAKKTDIVSPSSAELRKAVEAIAIQPKSGKITLLTRKLFNVLLAVAQQADESGDTYRALLSDIVANAAFDSNDTALVKEHLRRMVSVQVEWSTGTSSLKPGRKWGISTLIADAEILEDPATRRVWVEFSFAPKIKKKLLDPVQYARLSLQFQSQLRSSAGLALYEICVRYLTNPSHLTMRETWEWWRPILSGTPDTEAGDEAKREYKYFKRDYLRPAIAEVNAVTNIFVELIEHREGRRVAEIQFRVTERKQPMLALDEHPNVFDSTLVDRMVKIGIPLKDAQTLYADSEENRIRSALQMTEQRMRSTSLPPVRSAAALFKDALKKGYAPQVEALPAVAAPAKTNGAPADDLKARLLSEYSVFRRKEARSLYEEQGESERELARQTFEEDVLPELGTHMRDDWRKRGLDSKMGETSFFDWLARKTWGEPTDGDLLAFTLNQSRSA
- a CDS encoding ParB/RepB/Spo0J family partition protein is translated as MKPTQFAKGFKARPDTTSSEKRTALDRINAIDEIVNQEAGNDKQATGRSSAYAEDEFHDDATSQESEHFKAWRRKNRYVHGQVIELPLKAIKPSPFNPRHFYLKASIAELAVNLAKQGQQQAIHVIPDHESPGTFFVSDGGRRVRALKEANKETVKAIVIDLPIGIESYKLGYDLNVQRDSQTVFDNAIVWKRFLDEKHFQSQRELADHLGLDESTIAVALAIAKLPENVMHEMVARPDRFGSNMAYQVSRFHTARGADATLRLINKIASDDLSTRQVADIVKGRASAQETPKPPGRQRYAQRLEIKLDGLAVGDLKTYGDDRLELRLRGLSKDKRDEILQQIEKILQADTVKQ
- the parA gene encoding ParA family partition ATPase, with product MAAEIIAITQQKGGVGKSTIAMHLGAAFHEKGKRVLVVDADGQNTLVHWASAASDEDSGIPFPIVNLSEAGAQIHREIKKFVNDYDIIVVDCPPSITEKVSGVVLLAATVAIVPTSSSPADYWSSVGLVKLIQQAQVMNEDLRAVFLLNKTEEKRMLTRELKRALEELGFPLLKTQIPTRECYKQAMALGQTVLQMSDRGARLAAIEIRACADEVLAMLP
- a CDS encoding gluconate:H+ symporter, producing MHLTSTLAAWSAHDTRLLIACALGLASIIVLISALKLAPFLSILVGTFVAGFTASLPLEAVASAFSKGAGGILGDVGIIIALGAMLGALMAESGAADRLVSTILDHSTPRTLPWLMALVAIIIGLPLFFEVGLVMMVPIIFVMARRSKQPILRIAIPALAGMTTLHALLPPHPGPLIAVSALHADLGITMGLGFIIAIPAVILAGPVYGMWLSSRMHVEEPEEMGKLFSSKVDANGALDAPGFGISLLTILLPVVLMLGRTVAKLAIQPETLLFDTLNFLGEPLVALGLTVLFAIVALGWSRGMPRDRVGGILRKSLPPICALLLTIGAGGGLKQTLVVAGISTTIGKIAIGSHMPLILLAWLIAVALRQATGSATVATTTTAGIIAPVVAGLSTTHNSLLALAIGAGSVFFCHVNDAGFWMIREYFGLQLKQTVYVWSVLQTIVSVVGLALTLVMWGVLT
- a CDS encoding DUF1272 domain-containing protein, with product MLALRPSCECCGKALPPDARDAMICSFECTFCEACVLSRLSNVCPNCGGGFQLRPIRPKAMLEHRPASTDVHPAGVNEQAHRAFFDRYSAIPPSER
- the fae gene encoding formaldehyde-activating enzyme, with protein sequence MPTPQTGRTLHIGEGFEGPGVNLAHINVLVGPRNGPAGQAFATALATPSAGHAPFVVIAQPGVPTKPLTLYVNKAPIAGEFHGNATWGASQAGIAKAVAESLEDGTLPPEAENDWVVVTANWVNPSTDDLDAVFRNNYRATKNAIKAAMLGLPSKEDVFAAAREVSNPFYTPRSPQAAL
- a CDS encoding aldo/keto reductase translates to MEYVRLGQSGLKISRLCLGTMNMGTPQWKPWIFDEQKSEPIVRHALEAGVNFIDLADFYSAGVGEEVVGRILGRLARREEIVVTTKVGYDMGAYQNAGGHSRKHVLDGIDASLRRLGMDYVDIYMLHYFDTATPVEETMGALNDIVRSGKARYIGVSTMYTWQLAKIVQICERHGWHKPINMQLQLNLAYREEEREMMPYCADQGLGVSVFSPLARGLLTCDPASTRNQTDFFTSQMYSDAASREIAASVARVAKRRGVSAAQIAQAWVLQRDGVASMLVGADSPTQFDSALSALGTRLDAEELYELDRNYTPCDVINDYTAGRRTAREARAPQGDFVQPMKDAA